One Pseudomonadota bacterium genomic region harbors:
- a CDS encoding OmpH family outer membrane protein, translating into MKNIILIAAIFTMLFLPFTLRSQTQNIVYVDLQRVMLESEKGKEAKKALTSEAERLKKNLDGKQEELQKMKDTIEKQGATINPDARAEKEKQYQIKLKDYQRLYNDYQGELQQKDMEFTQKIVKDLEEIIKNMGEKEKYMLILEKNQAGILYGAPAVDITNKVINLYNEAAKKKTIKK; encoded by the coding sequence ATGAAAAACATTATTTTAATTGCTGCAATATTTACGATGCTCTTTTTACCTTTTACTTTAAGAAGTCAGACACAGAATATAGTTTATGTAGACCTTCAAAGGGTTATGCTTGAATCTGAAAAAGGTAAGGAGGCAAAAAAGGCCCTTACAAGTGAAGCTGAAAGATTAAAGAAAAATCTGGATGGGAAACAAGAAGAATTGCAGAAAATGAAAGATACAATAGAAAAACAGGGCGCAACTATTAACCCCGATGCAAGGGCAGAAAAAGAAAAACAATACCAGATCAAGCTAAAAGACTATCAAAGATTATACAACGACTATCAGGGAGAACTACAACAAAAAGACATGGAATTTACACAAAAAATTGTAAAAGATTTAGAAGAAATTATTAAAAATATGGGTGAAAAAGAAAAATATATGCTGATTCTTGAAAAAAACCAGGCAGGTATCCTCTATGGTGCCCCAGCAGTTGACATTACAAACAAGGTCATCAATCTATATAATGAAGCAGCAAAGAAAAAAACAATCAAAAAATGA
- the bamA gene encoding outer membrane protein assembly factor BamA — translation MRSLQILLTITIIIFSLSVWANDTDKIIKIDVTGNERIDKGFITNNIKIKENDPFDLDKIREDMKNIYKTGFFSDVQIDVKETDKGKIITFVVIERAPIKAIYVSGNKKISTGDIRDKLKVKTGTVLNIEKIKESMDEIKKLYAGKGYYAAKVEYGIDYEEAYDATVKFYIEEPEKAFVRKITFTGNKAFKGDKLKGYMRVSEKGMFSWFTGSGILDEETLEEDRKNIEAFYSDNGYVRAKVGVPDIKISKDGKTISIAMSVDEGNIYKIGTVDFTGDVIFERENLLRNLKGKSGNTFRSSIFHEDVLMLTDLYQDKGYAFCDIGPLTLIDDDAKRVNITFDFAIGQEIYFNRINILGNTKTRDKVIRRELRVAEGDRFSATKLKDSKKRLTNTTFFQNIDMKIIKTDEPDKINLDLMVEEKPTGSLSIGIGYSSEEQVMLTGSISQENLLGTGRKLLFTTGFSAISQEFTLSYLEPYIFDMNLDTGLSAFNYERYMDTYEYKKTGGSVTLIRPLTDDVRGAVKYRYETTDVTNIEDAASIYIKEQEGTKITSSVMLSLTKNTIDNILNPSTGVNSGISFEVAGGPFSGDNYFYRAIAFYGKYIPAGFWDTTFFLKGAIGTIRTYGGKTLPIYEKFFVGGINTIRGFRYGEAGPKDEWDEVIGGENQLIFNTEWIFPIYKPAGIKGVIFFDAGHGFDDTQGFILKDMKASAGLGLRWFSPMGPIRLEIGFNLFPKKDEKKNVFDFTIGTQY, via the coding sequence ATGAGAAGCTTACAAATATTATTAACCATCACCATTATCATATTTTCTCTCTCGGTGTGGGCCAACGACACAGATAAGATAATAAAAATTGACGTAACAGGAAACGAGAGGATTGATAAGGGTTTCATCACAAATAATATAAAAATAAAGGAAAACGATCCCTTCGACCTTGACAAGATAAGAGAAGATATGAAAAATATTTACAAAACGGGTTTTTTCAGCGATGTCCAGATAGATGTTAAGGAAACAGATAAGGGTAAAATAATAACCTTCGTAGTCATTGAAAGAGCACCTATAAAGGCCATATATGTATCCGGTAACAAAAAAATAAGTACTGGCGATATAAGGGATAAATTAAAAGTAAAGACAGGTACAGTCCTCAATATTGAAAAGATCAAAGAGAGTATGGATGAAATAAAAAAGCTTTATGCGGGTAAGGGTTATTATGCAGCTAAAGTAGAGTACGGAATTGATTACGAAGAAGCTTACGATGCAACAGTAAAATTTTACATCGAAGAACCTGAAAAGGCATTTGTCAGAAAGATAACCTTTACAGGGAACAAGGCATTTAAGGGCGATAAACTTAAAGGATATATGAGGGTAAGTGAAAAAGGAATGTTTTCATGGTTCACGGGTTCTGGAATTCTCGATGAAGAAACCCTCGAGGAAGATAGAAAAAATATTGAAGCCTTCTATTCAGATAACGGGTATGTAAGAGCAAAAGTAGGAGTACCTGATATAAAAATCTCAAAAGACGGAAAGACAATCAGCATAGCAATGTCTGTTGATGAGGGCAACATATATAAAATCGGTACTGTAGATTTCACAGGAGATGTAATCTTTGAAAGGGAAAACCTTTTAAGGAACCTAAAAGGTAAATCTGGAAATACATTCAGGTCTTCAATATTTCACGAAGATGTTCTGATGTTGACAGATCTTTATCAGGACAAAGGTTATGCCTTTTGCGATATTGGCCCCCTTACCTTGATAGACGATGATGCAAAAAGGGTAAATATTACCTTCGATTTTGCAATAGGGCAGGAAATATATTTTAACAGGATTAATATATTGGGAAACACAAAAACAAGGGACAAGGTCATCAGAAGAGAGTTGAGGGTCGCTGAAGGGGATAGATTCTCTGCTACAAAACTGAAAGATAGCAAAAAAAGATTAACGAACACAACATTTTTTCAAAATATTGATATGAAAATTATAAAAACAGACGAGCCTGATAAAATTAACCTGGATCTTATGGTTGAAGAAAAACCCACAGGTTCTTTAAGCATTGGCATAGGGTACAGCTCAGAAGAACAGGTTATGTTGACCGGTTCTATATCTCAGGAAAATCTTTTAGGCACAGGGAGAAAACTTTTATTTACAACTGGCTTTAGCGCTATCAGCCAGGAATTTACACTTTCATATTTGGAACCATATATCTTTGATATGAATCTCGATACTGGTTTAAGCGCTTTTAATTATGAGAGATATATGGATACGTATGAATATAAAAAAACAGGTGGTAGTGTTACCTTAATCAGGCCTTTGACAGATGATGTAAGGGGAGCTGTTAAATACAGATATGAAACTACCGACGTTACCAACATCGAAGACGCAGCAAGTATCTATATAAAAGAACAAGAAGGAACAAAGATAACCAGCAGTGTAATGTTATCCCTTACAAAAAACACAATAGACAACATACTAAACCCCAGCACGGGGGTAAACTCTGGAATATCCTTCGAAGTAGCGGGCGGTCCCTTTAGCGGTGATAACTATTTTTATAGAGCGATTGCTTTCTATGGAAAGTACATTCCAGCAGGCTTCTGGGATACTACCTTTTTCTTGAAGGGGGCTATAGGGACTATTAGAACATATGGTGGAAAAACATTACCAATCTACGAAAAATTCTTTGTTGGTGGTATAAACACCATAAGAGGCTTTAGGTATGGAGAAGCAGGGCCAAAAGACGAGTGGGATGAGGTTATAGGTGGGGAAAATCAACTTATTTTCAATACAGAATGGATATTCCCTATTTACAAACCTGCAGGAATAAAAGGGGTTATATTCTTTGATGCTGGTCATGGGTTTGACGATACACAGGGTTTTATATTAAAAGATATGAAGGCCTCGGCAGGATTAGGTCTTAGATGGTTTTCACCAATGGGTCCTATCCGGCTTGAGATTGGTTTTAATCTCTTTCCGAAAAAAGATGAGAAAAAAAATGTATTCGATTTTACAATTGGTACACAATACTAA
- a CDS encoding endonuclease III produces the protein MKQFPFREMIEILKTNFEDKVPAVTKISKKEKGNPFLVLIGTLLSLRTKDELTDKVMERLMQKARTPEEILKLPVEELQKLIYPVGFYRNKSMVLKNVSKIIIENYNGRVPDTIDELLKIKGIGRKTANLVVTEGYNKLGICVDTHVHRISNRIGIVMTKTPYKTEDVLRKVLPKKYWIIYNMLLVSFGRNICKPVSPLCSKCPIPHLCKKIDVTKHR, from the coding sequence ATGAAACAATTCCCGTTTAGAGAAATGATAGAAATCCTAAAAACCAATTTTGAGGATAAAGTACCTGCTGTCACAAAAATTTCCAAAAAAGAAAAAGGTAATCCTTTTCTTGTGCTTATCGGTACTCTCCTGAGCCTCAGAACAAAAGATGAACTTACAGACAAGGTTATGGAAAGGCTTATGCAAAAAGCAAGAACACCGGAAGAAATCCTAAAATTACCAGTAGAAGAGTTACAAAAGCTCATATATCCTGTTGGATTCTACAGAAATAAATCTATGGTTCTAAAGAATGTTTCTAAAATAATTATAGAAAATTACAATGGAAGGGTTCCTGATACTATAGATGAATTACTGAAAATAAAGGGTATAGGGAGAAAAACAGCAAATCTTGTGGTCACAGAAGGATATAACAAACTGGGAATATGTGTTGATACCCACGTACACAGGATTTCTAACAGGATTGGTATTGTTATGACAAAAACCCCTTATAAAACGGAAGATGTCCTGAGAAAGGTACTGCCTAAAAAATACTGGATCATCTACAACATGCTCCTCGTAAGCTTTGGAAGAAACATATGCAAGCCAGTGTCCCCCCTCTGTAGCAAATGTCCCATTCCACATCTGTGTAAAAAGATAGACGTGACAAAGCACCGATAA
- the lpxD gene encoding UDP-3-O-(3-hydroxymyristoyl)glucosamine N-acyltransferase — translation MILLKTIAKKVHGHLIGKGDMPISGISSIKEAKEGDITLLTHTSFRKYIKDCKASAIILGDDIDFNDIKDKNLITVKNPALAYVEVAKIFNKPRKKEKGVSQLTFVSKDAKVADEVFISPYVYIDNGAVIERGVTIYPFAYIGENTFIGEETTIYPHVTIYDKVKIGKRVIIHGGAVLGSDGFGYVWDGKRHIKIPQLGIVEIEDDVEIGANVTIDRASLGKTIIKKGVKIDNLVQVAHNVSIGDNSIIVAQVGIAGSATIGKNVILAGQVGVRDHITIGDNVKAGGQTGITKDVPENSLISGTPHMPHKDWAKLQGYLKKLPRLFEKMKKIEAKLHLEVEND, via the coding sequence ATGATTTTACTAAAAACAATAGCTAAAAAAGTACATGGCCATTTAATAGGAAAAGGGGATATGCCTATATCAGGCATCTCAAGCATTAAAGAAGCAAAAGAGGGTGATATAACACTTCTTACCCATACAAGTTTTAGAAAATATATAAAGGATTGCAAGGCATCAGCGATAATCCTTGGTGACGATATAGATTTCAATGACATAAAAGACAAAAACTTAATCACAGTTAAAAACCCGGCCCTGGCGTATGTTGAAGTAGCCAAGATTTTCAATAAACCAAGGAAAAAAGAGAAAGGGGTAAGTCAGTTAACATTTGTTTCTAAAGATGCAAAAGTAGCAGATGAAGTATTTATTTCTCCCTATGTTTATATAGATAACGGTGCAGTAATAGAGAGAGGTGTGACAATTTATCCCTTCGCATATATAGGAGAAAATACATTTATTGGTGAAGAAACCACCATATACCCGCACGTAACAATATATGATAAGGTCAAAATTGGTAAAAGGGTAATAATCCATGGAGGGGCAGTACTGGGGAGTGATGGATTTGGTTATGTTTGGGATGGGAAAAGACACATAAAGATCCCTCAACTCGGGATAGTAGAGATCGAGGATGATGTGGAAATAGGTGCAAATGTTACCATCGACAGGGCTTCTCTCGGGAAAACTATCATAAAAAAGGGTGTAAAAATAGACAACCTAGTCCAGGTTGCCCATAATGTTTCAATCGGAGATAATTCAATAATTGTTGCTCAGGTGGGGATTGCTGGAAGTGCAACAATTGGAAAAAATGTGATTCTTGCAGGACAGGTGGGGGTTAGGGACCACATAACTATTGGGGATAATGTAAAAGCAGGAGGGCAAACAGGTATCACGAAAGATGTACCAGAAAATTCATTAATTTCAGGGACCCCCCATATGCCCCATAAGGATTGGGCAAAACTTCAGGGCTATTTAAAAAAACTACCAAGATTGTTTGAGAAAATGAAGAAAATTGAAGCCAAACTCCATCTGGAGGTTGAAAATGATTGA